Proteins from one Xiphophorus hellerii strain 12219 chromosome 8, Xiphophorus_hellerii-4.1, whole genome shotgun sequence genomic window:
- the nup214 gene encoding nuclear pore complex protein Nup214 isoform X3 — MGDDADSPPEREMKDFQFRQMKKVQVFEAVEDMPKDRSSLLTVSNKYGLTFVGLGRTFKVYLTLNILAADKADGNSYEVVKGIPALVEVTGDMSLHHLALSCDELTLSVCGTSEETGLSIAFYDVRTFINKARPQKSPFASLQPAVASDALVQDLKWNPAQPSILAACLSDGSMMILEVIDSVKIQAQLPANSGVTCLSWSPKGKQVAVGKMNATVSQYTPALEEKRVIPCPPFYNSDDPVKALDVLWLRTPVFAVAYAYADGCLETPPELVLISLPKKDEKVEPKYLNFGESVFGSCTERQHHYFLSHIEDWDLMLAASAASIEVSVIARQDDRMWEVWLLEDASRAELPVTETNDDTLPLGLAIDYTSQQEIQITDEKTLPPAPTMLMLSTEGVLCPFALLNLNPGVKQLVSPFTALTLEGERQPKPVSLAAQPAKTAASAGSAPAAFPNIALASVSSASSAPASSAPAASSLAVPFNFVPTAPVSSSSSEFTFSVPTTHATTTLPPAFSLGGSGPFSSVSSSFSFASKPPSETPSAASAFSFSTPSMKPAAATPPPAPVSTPQSLPAASLPSVKLNLNDRFTSGETPAPAFSFNSTLPKAAVSSSSTASTLSIPATKPPVVLTPVRPVQTGTPPSAVQKPAPTTQGRTQPPQATVSMKTLEKQLQQKKESDPIMTGILEEIAHFQKELDDLKSRSMKADFKVGTNDGMKDLRKESEDLHIFTLEIKETTESLHGDIGTLKTTLIEGFAGAEEAKTQSELSKDKNYRQLLYKKSLDPRSEEQLKEIRRLYQYVTSAVEDVNDVLDVEWEKHLEKKKKQKHMVVPGREGLFTTLSNNIYIINQQKNRLDQLVQELTSLRLYSKNAAPSISQNIATGSTAAGFENELESLKDAFLKARLDVTPPKVKARSSAVKISPIKQSQLRNFLSKGQMPPVRSTAPANLSRSAFLSPKYYEDLDDASSTSSLSQSLEPHPSHLDQEEEELQPLQPPAVTALSTPRHPTVVRTPSIQPGFGGIQSTPLPKIHSAPSLGFGLSPIPSPVPTNKINLSGADSTALATKTVKHGAPPTERTVPMSAQQAAANAAMRRQMANQKPAPVSSSLTESTLKTVPQVVNVQELKEKGLPVQVSSIISSSVPDLTNQAFANQVKRVSTTTPGIQKISNESTYGLQPGFVFGQSSKTDVSDVPTSSVEPNISKPFSFTPGSAGFPFPSVSQGAGMTQVKDVSKFSFGGNGKMAFGQTAEEPFSLTPKSMASGIGTGTPTLPLSTSGEAAKHSSLSTAFRTEPQPPKTSGGETLGCFSGLRVGPGEEIKDTVTKPAAAFTFGEPGLGSGKGVQSFSFASGFQKPAEDSGTTDLSKGASSSSLFKPPETNSKPTFSLPPSSATPSTLPTSFSSLLAGSSEEPKAPPQLSEPTPPPEKEPSTTEPAGENASQSVAPEPAVDSSSTATSTPALPALTTATIQDLPSANVAPAEVTPPAPSIVPFSTEATPDPSFTFSVSTSAAPTMAPVSQGAPPSFQVPISEKPGSIFTQPTPAPAATPVPAPAPVPAPATTDSSSIGATPVINTAAPAATTTTPTTVTPAPTTTANTVFGQQVVPPASSAPSATGFGSTGFSASPGAGFNKSVFGQSGFGQPASSAGSSSGFSFTQSAFGPSSSSATTGGTSLFGASTAGGASSFSFGSGSTNTASSTGSGMFGQSTTPAFGQSSGFGQPSGFGSNTTTSSSSGFSFGQPSGFGSSAANPVFGQQSATGSVFGQSSSGNSLFGSTSANAAGSSSGGFFSGLGGKPSEDAANKNPFGATGSTGGFGQPAQSGSNNLFGNSGAKAFGFGQTSSAFGDQKPSGTFSTGGGSVASQGFGSFSSPTKPGGFGSPPVFGSPPSFGGSPAFGNTASFGTSPSFSNAMNPSAGKVFGEGTAAANMGGFGFSSAPSAPSFGALASQTPPSFGTLAQQGSTFGSQPSSFSGFGQQPQTGGFPVNTFGSPSQSSSQTFSSWRS, encoded by the exons ATGGGAGACGACGCAGACAGCCCTCCCGAGAGGGAAATGAAG GATTTTCAGTTTCGACAGATGAAGAAAGTACAAGTTTTTGAGGCTGTTGAAGATATGCCAAAAGACAGATCCAGTCTACTTACTGTTTCAAACAAATATGGCTTGACATTTGTTGGCCTTGGCCGAACATTCAAAGTGTATCTTACTTTAAATATTCTTGCTGCTGATAAAGCTGATGGGAACTCCTACGAAGTAG TCAAAGGTATACCAGCTCTGGTGGAAGTGACTGGGGACATGTCTTTGCACCACTTGGCTCTGAGTTGTGATGAACTCACTTTGTCAGTTTGTGGGACATCCGAGGAAACCGGTTTGTCCATCGCATTTTATGATGTCCGAACCTTCATAAACAAG gCCAGACCACAGAAGTCACCATTTGCGTCATTGCAGCCAGCTGTGGCCTCTGATGCTCTGGTTCAGGACCTGAAGTGGAACCCTGCTCAGCCTTCCATCTTGGCTGCCTGCTTGTCGGATGGCAGCATGATGATTCTTGAAGTTATAGACAGTGTCAAGATTCAGGCTCAGCTACCTGCTAACAGTGGTGTCACCTGCC TTAGCTGGAGTCCAAAAGGAAAGCAGGTTGCTGTGGGAAAAATGAATGCCACCGTCAGCCAGTATACACCA GCCCTGGAAGAGAAGAGAGTTATCCCATGTCCACCTTTCTACAATTCTGATGACCCAGTCAAAG CTCTGGATGTGCTGTGGCTTAGAACACCTGTGTTTGCAGTGGCATATGCTTATGCAGACGGGTGTCTTGAGACCCCTCCAGAGCTGGTGCTGATCTCCCTCCCT AAAAAGGATGAGAAAGTGGAGCCAAAGTATTTGAACTTCGGTGAGAGTGTTTTTGGCAGCTGTACAGAGCGACAGCATCACTACTTCCTTAGTCACATAGAAGACTG ggaTCTTATGTTAGCTGCGTCAGCGGCGTCGATTGAGGTCAGCGTGATTGCAAGACAAGATGACAGG ATGTGGGAGGTTTGGCTCCTAGAAGATGCTAGTAGAGCAGAACTTCCAGTGACGGAGACGAATGACGACACCCTGCCTCTTGGCTTAGCTATAGACTACACAAGCCAGCAGGAGATCCAAATCA CTGACGAGAAGACTTTGCCTCCAGCTCCCACAATGCTAATGCTGTCCACAGAGGGAGTACTCTGCCCATTCGCTCTTCTCAACCTGAATCCTGGGGTTAAGCAGCTAGTCTCACCATTTACTGCCCTCACCTTGGAAGGAGAGAGGCAGCCAAAGCCAG TTTCCTTGGCAGCCCAACCAGCCAAAACCGCTGCCTCGGCTGGATCTGCTCCAGCAGCATTCCCAAACATTGCTCTTGCATCCGTCTCTTCTGCTTCGTCTGCTCCTGCTTCGTCTGCTCCTGCTGCATCTTCCTTGGCTGTCCCGTTCAATTTTGTTCCTACAGCTCCAGTgtcatcctcttcatcagaaTTTACTTTTTCAGTTCCAACCACTCATGCCACCACCACCCTCCCTCCTGCTTTCTCCCTTGGGGGATCTGGACCTTTTAGCTCAGTATCCTCGAGCTTCTCTTTTGCTTCCAAACCTCCTTCTGAAACTCCCTCTGCTGCTTCAGCATTTTCGTTCAGCACCCCTTCCAtgaaaccagcagcagcaactcctcctccagctccagtGTCGACCCCTCAGAGCCTTCCTGCTGCCTCCCTTCCTTCTGTcaaattaaatctaaatgaCAG ATTTACATCAGGGGAGACCCCAGCACCAGCTTTCTCCTTTAATTCCACACTTCCCAAGGCTGCTGTTTCCTCTTCCAGTACAGCTAGCACCCTTTCAATCCCAGCCACGAAGCCTCCAGTTGTATTGA CCCCAGTGCGTCCAGTTCAGACAGGCACACCTCCCTCAGCTGTCCAGAAACCGGCTCCTACTACACAAGGGCGTACCCAACCTCCACAG GCAACAGTTAGCATGAAGACTCtggagaagcagctgcagcagaagaaagaaTCTGATCCCATTATGACTGGTATTTTGGAGGAG ATTGCACACTTCCAGAAGGAGTTAGACGACCTGAAATCGCGCAGCATGAAAGCTGACTTTAAGGTTGGTACTAACGACGGGATGAAGGATCTGAGAAAAGAATCTGAAGACCTTCACATCTTCACCCTGGAAATAAAGGAAACCACTGAG TCTCTCCATGGGGACATTGGGACGCTGAAGACCACTTTAATTGAAGGCTTTGCTGGGGCAGAGGAAGCCAAAACGCAGAGCGAGTTGAGCAAAGACAAAAATTACAGACAGCTGCTGTACAAAAAGTCTCTAGATCCACGCAGTGAAGAACAGCTCAAG GAAATTCGCAGACTTTACCAGTATGTCACATCTGCTGTGGAAGACGTTAATGACGTCTTAGACGTGGAATGGGAAAAACacctggagaagaagaagaagcagaa ACACATGGTTGTTCCTGGACGGGAGGGTCTGTTCACTACACTGTCCAACAACATCTACATCATCAACCAGCAAAAGAACCGACTGGACCAGCTGGTTCAGGAGCTCACATCACTGCGCCTTTACAGTAAAAATGCTGCTCCTTCCATTAGCCAGAACATTGCAACTGGATCTACAGCTGCTGG TTTTGAAAATGAACTTGAGAGTTTAAAGGATGCATTCCTGAAAGCCAGGCTGGATGTTACTCCACCTAAAGTCAAAGCCAGATCTTCAG CAGTCAAGATATCACCAATTAAACAGTCCCAACTTCGCAATTTCCTCTCAAAGGGACAGATGCCTCCTGTACGCTCAACTGCACCAG CCAACTTGTCTCGTTCAGCGTTCCTTTCCCCAAAATACTATGAGGACCTGGATGATGCAAGCTCAACGTCCTCTCTGTCCCAGTCCTTGGAGCCTCACCCGTCTCACTTGGaccaggaagaggaagaactACAACCACTACAGCCCCCAGCTGTGACAGCGTTATCCACCCCCCGCCATCCCACTGTTGTAAGGACCCCGTCTATCCAACCAGGCTTTGGAGGCATTCAGTCCACCCCGCTACCAAAGATTCACTCAGCACCATCTTTGGGTTTTGGACTGAGCCCTATTCCCAGTCCTG ttcCAACCAATAAAATCAATCTCAGTGGGGCTGACAGCACTGCTCTTGCCACAAAGACGGTAAAACATGGCGCTCCGCCAACAGAGAGAACTGTCCCCATGTCTGCCCAGCAGGCTGCAGCCAATGCAGCCATGCGCAGACAAATGGCCAATCAGAAACCAG CTCCTGTTAGCAGTTCCTTGACAGAGTCCACCTTAAAGACCGTTCCTCAGGTGGTCAATGTTCAGGAGCTCAAAGAAAAAGGGCTGCCTGTTCAGGTTTCTTCCATCATCAG cTCTTCGGTGCCGGATCTCACAAATCAGGCTTTTGCCAACCAAGTCAAGCGAGTGAGT ACTACCACCCCAGGGATTCAGAAGATTTCAAATGAAAGTACATACGGTCTACAGCCGGGCTTTGTTTTTG GTCAGTCGTCCAAAACAGATGTTTCTGATGTTCCTACTAGTTCTGTGGAGCCAAACATCAGCAAACCATTTTCCTTTACACCAGG ATCAGCAGGGTTCCCTTTCCCTTCTGTTTCACAAGGAGCTGGAATGACACAGG TTAAAGATGTCAGTAAATTCTCCTTTGGTGGAAATGGCAAGATGGCATTTGGTCAGACTGCAGAAGAGCCGTTCTCTCTAACCCCAAAGTCTATGGCCTCTGGTATTGGCACTGGAACTCCCACGCTGCCCTTAAGCACATCAGGTGAAGCAGCCAAACACAGCTCCCTCTCCACAGCCTTCAGGACGGAGCCACAACCACCGAAGACCTCTGGAGGAGAAACTCTTGGCTGTTTTTCTGGACTACGCGTTGGGCCAGGAGAAGAAATCAAGGATACTGTAACAAAGCCAGCTGCTGCATTTACCTTTGGGGAACCTGGACTTGGCAGTGGCAAGGGAGTACAATCATTCAGCTTTGCGTCAGGTTTCCAAAAGCCAGCTGAAGATTCTGGAACTACAGATTTGTCTAAAGGCGCTTCATCAAGCAGTTTGTTCAAGCCTCCTGAAACAAACTCCAAGCCAACTTTCTCTCTTCCCCCGTCTAGCGCCACACCTTCAACCTTGCCTACGTCTTTTAGTAGCCTTCTTGCAGGTTCTTCAGAGGAGCCAAAAGCTCCCCCACAGCTCTCAGAACCTACACCACCCCCTGAAAAAGAACCAAGCACCACTGAACCAGCTGGGGAAAACGCCAGTCAGTCTGTGGCCCCAGAACCTGCAGTGGATTCCTCATCTACTGCAACATCTACACCTGCACTTCCTGCGCTGACAACTGCCACTATCCAAGACCTTCCTTCTGCCAATGTTGCACCAGCTGAAGTAACTCCTCCAGCACCATCCATTGTGCCTTTCTCAACAGAAGCCACCCCAGACCCCTCGttcactttttctgtttccacttCGGCTGCCCCCACCATGGCGCCCGTCTCCCAGGGAGCCCCGCCATCATTCCAGGTTCCCATTTCCGAAAAACCAGGTTCCATTTTTACACAGCCTACTCCTGCGCCAGCTGCTACTCCTGTCCCTGCTCCTGCTCCTGTTCCAGCTCCTGCGACGACAGACAGCAGCTCTATTGGGGCCACACCAGTTATCAACACAGCTGCTCCTGCAGCCACAACTACTACCCCTACAACCGTTACCCCTGCACCAACCACCACTGCCAACACTGTTTTTGGGCAACAAGTTGTACCTCCGGCTTCCTCTGCCCCCTCAGCAACAGGATTTGGCTCGACTGGGTTTAGTGCTTCACCTGGGGCAGGTTTTAACAAATCCGTGTTTGGGCAGAGTGGCTTCGGCCAACCTGCTAGCAGCGCCGGATCATCTAGCGGTTTTTCTTTTACCCAGTCGGCATTTGGACCAAGCTCTAGCAGTGCAACAACTGGGGGAACGAGTCTTTTTGGGGCTTCAACTGCTGGCGGTGCAAGTTCGTTCTCCTTCGGCAGTGGAAGCACCAACACGGCCAGCAGCACCGGGTCAGGGATGTTCGGACAAAGCACAACTCCTGCGTTTGGTCAGAGCTCTGGGTTTGGGCAGCCATCAGGCTTTGGCAGTAACACCACCACATCCTCATCTTCAGGATTCAGTTTTGGTCAACCCTCAG GATTTGGTTCGTCTGCTGCCAACCCCGTATTTGGCCAACAGTCTGCAACTGGAAGTGTATTTGGACAA TCGTCATCAGGGAACAGTTTGTTTGGTTCAACTTCAGCCAATGCAGCAGGTTCATCTTCTGGAGGATTCTTCAGCGGCCTCGGGGGCAAACCGAGTGAGGATGCCGCCAACAAGAACCCATTCGGCGCCACTGGTTCAACTGGAGGGTTTGGGCAGCCCGCTCAGTCTG GCTCCAACAATCTCTTTGGGAATAGTGGTGCAAAGGCCTTTGGGTTCGGCCAGACCTCCTCTGCCTTTGGAGACCAGAAACCCAGTGGGACTTTCAGCACTGGTGGAGGGAGTGTCGCTTCACAGGGGTTTGGCTCTTTTTCGTCACCAACAAAACCTG GGGGCTTTGGCAGTCCTCCAGTGTTTGGGAGTCCCCCGTCTTTTGGTGGTTCCCCAGCATTTGGTAATACAGCATCATTTGGCACAAGCCCCTCCTTCAGCAATGCAATGAATCCCTCAGCTGGTAAAGTGTTTGGAGAGGGAACGGCTGCTGCAAACATGGGAGGATTTGG